The DNA segment GATCCTTCAAAGCCTCAATACCAGACAACAAATGGTGCAACTACCGGTCCAAGTGAACATGTTCTTAATGCAGGCCAAGTAGATATAGATAGGCCTTCCGAAccaaaattgaaagaagaCAATTCTAACCAAGTAACATACTTGAGTAATTTAAGATGCCAATTAACCGGCTTACAAGATGATATTAATGTGTTTTTAACTGAAAAGATGGAATTAGCAAAGggaaagaaaataaaagtagcatcaaataaagataCAGATTAAAATACTTTTTCCCAATACGATGTTACATTTCTTGGCAATTCTGCCCAATATAACTTCTGTTTAGATCAATTGAAATTCATAGCCGTAGTCAGCGTTCATAATGGAGTGACCTCATTAAGCATTGTTCataacatttttcaatttaatcaaaatatgTACCATCGATTGTGTACGTTGATTTAAGCAATGTTTCATATGAGATAGCGCATAACTCATTTCCTTAGCATGCGGTAGGTTTCTTCCAAAATACATTATTATAACATCAACATTATGTTATTTACTTAAATGGCAAACCATAAATCTATTACTATTCTTGTATCATACAAGTAGACATTTTTGGCGGATATTTATGGTTTAGTAACTTACTTATATAGATCGATATATATTGTAACGAGAGAAACtgcaaaataataattatttaataaagtttGTTTATGTTAGTTCCCAAAGTAAAAGACACTCGTACGCAAACCGGTACAGATTATGCTAGTTTACTATTCGCTTGCATTGTATATGTgtctaataatattaaggacatttaactattaattcaaatctctaaagaataaattataGTCATGATTATCGCCATTATTATGAGTTAATAGAGTTGCAATGCAAGCCCTCTCTATATCTGAGTTCTCCTATGTATACATACTGTCCCTCACTGTCCTCTGTTCCTTTGTTCGACATATAATCCTAAAATGGAAAACTTATTTCAAGGTCATCGCATTTCGCCAAACACGTAAAACGCGAAATCAATTTTACGTGAAACACGAAACAAGACAACATTTTCTTTGTGAGTTAATTGTATGTGGGGCTACACAACTATGAACTTATATCATATTCTAGTTCATTGAACAGcattcaaattcattatatacGTTGCCCaattccattttttttcatcatagaaaaagaaaatttccATCTGATGATGCTATAGAATATcgttatatatatcactAAGGGTTAAAAAgacatttattaaagattcGAAAGCTGAATTAGTAATGCCCAAATAAAAGACTAAAGAGGCCGAAATATTATTGAGCGTTAACGACACAATGAGTTCCAGACATGAAGAAGAGCTTACTGCCTTAGCACAGTTACTAGCCTTATGCGAATCGCATAGGTATGTTTCAAGATTTGACCCAATGTTGCATATTGTCAACCAATTAAAACATATCGCACTTGCATCAAGTTATCtaatagaaaattataaGAGGCTGCCTTCATTTCCAGcagataatattatttatgataatgcaataatcaaattcatGAACATGAATAGAGTTCTAGAAAGTTactcaaatatattaatgacCAGCATAAATCTGATATTTGACTATAACATAAGCACATTTAGATCAATAAAACAGCGATCGTTTATCCAGTGCATATTAACAGTCCTTTCTAGATTAGAAGTATACAATAATACCTATGGAACTCGATTACCAAGTTCtctaaaatatattattaatgaattcaaatatgAGTTCGAGAAATGTTACAGAGATGCAAGCTTGaacattataaaatttaatcaaACAATAGATCTGACATCATtcacaaataatattataaccAGTCCTTCTCTCACCAAggaaaatataataaaaagagaaaatttTAAGTTAACCTCATCGAAACTGAACATTCATAACCTGCCGGTGGAAGTCTGTTTACTTGACAGCAAGCAATtcacaatttttaaaatcaataagTGCTCACTATTATCAACTGCTGAAAAAATCTTAGATAACTTATTAAACAATGAAGTAGATTTATCAGATATTGGTAGAACACTATTATTCCCTGTAATTAGATCAACAGATTTACGAATTATAAAAGGAACcttcaattcattaatatttgaaactAATTCTGGAAATGGACTACAGTTTGAATTGAAGGCTATCAATGTTGAACATTGGGAATCATATTGgaaacattatttttacaattATTTCCAATATAGTGATCACaagaataattttaaagtCGCGCCAGCGTCTCTTATGAATACACCAAATACtaaattttatgaaaaatACAACAAGTTAAAACATCTAAAAGAACATAATATGGTACAAGGAATTGGGATATCACTAGAATCCTCACACACTCAAAAAAATGGATTGTCACCTTTATATAGTAACTACAAAAACTGCAAAAGTTTATCTTCACTGCATCGCTCCAAACCTTTGTCAATCTCTTATTCAAGTTCATTATCAAGCAATCAGCAAACAAGTCCGACAATTCAAACATCAATGGAATTGCCATCGCCACAAGATGATTCATTGGAAAGCATAACAATCATGAGttatgataaattaaaagaattcGATGAATCTATTAATGTATTACTATCCCCTAAAGAGGAGTATAATAAAGCCCAAAATATTCGAAGCGTTTCCAGTTCATGTTCTCTAGAAAGAATCGATAgcaataatataattgaacATACTGCCGAAGAAGTATATTACGCATCCAGCATAATATCCTCCGAGAGTATAGGAAATTCATATACTAGCTTGACAGacaataaaattgatagTAAAAACAACAGCTTTATGATTGATTAtgataaatcatttttgaCAGATACAAAAAAGTATGAAccaaatttttattcaaaaaagaaatctaCTTCCTTATTGAGTTTCTTCAATTCtaaaaagaataagaaGAATTTAGCTATTGATACCTCACCAATTTCTAACGACGATAATTCTATCATCAGCAGTAGTACATCTACATTTTTTACATTCGATTCAACTGAGAGCCCCTCGTCTACGAATGCTGCAACACCGGTTCAGAATAGAAACATACaatcatttgaaatattggAGTATTTTAATCCAAAAAGGCACACAGAGACATTTAATAGTGAAGGTTGTATATTGACAATGTGGAATAAGAATCGCTGgcaaaatattttaacagATTTATTCactataaatatatttactactacatcaaatttgaatttccTACTATTGCAAGAAATCGTGATAAACACTGCTCCATCAGGAAAGTTACTACTTGCGCTTGATTCAAATTgtagatttttcaaatcaacAGCAAAGGATATCCAAATTAGATGTACCAAcaaaaatgttattaagAGTTGTGCATCTATTTCTGACAACTGTACTTTCACCATTAGATGTAATAACTCtgatcttttattaaatgcaTTAACGAATTGTCTAAAAATCTCGAAACCATCCACACCTAATGAAGCAAAACTAACAACTTCTCATACTTTGAATACCATATCAACTAcctcttcttcattttttagTAGGATCAGTCCTACTTCAAGAAATACAAATTATAGTACAGACTCAAAAtctgaaaatgaagatttGATAGATcttgatttaaaattattaaaatctcGAAAATTATTATCCCTTATTAAGGTCAAACATCAcacatataataatattaacaatttaTGGGAATTTAATTCTATAACTCACTTATCCATTTACAGTCAAGAATATGAGAAGGAGAAAATTGCTTTGAAGTTTCAGACTCAAAGCGATATAACCGATATCGAATCTAAAAGCAATATGTCCAATCTATTTGTGTCTTATATCGACGATGTCAAAAGGCTTGGAAGAACTGGTATATCTCTAATTGATTTTGCAACAAACCGCAAAGAATTATTCGAGttccaaaataatatagtaACAAACGACGTTTATAGTCAAATTTTATGAGTTAAATGCTATATTCACTCTGTGATCTCGAAGTTAAATATAATCATAGCATTGAAGAGAACTatacaattaaaatatgtacataaaaatttaaaatagtaTAGAATTCTTAGATAACTGTATACACGCAGATAGCATTGTAGTGAGTCTTACTATTTACAGGAGCAATGATATTCGGCatgaataatcaaataaatattccTATTCTTTGAATGCGACAATAGATGCTGCCGTAATATTCCTAAAGATATCACGTTTATTAACATCATGAGTGTCTTCGACTTCACCCCATCTTTCAGTTTGAAATATAGTTTCCAATGTGGAATATCTTATAATATCTTCGGTGGTATGAGAAATGCCTAGTTCACTTGATCCATTtgttttattcaaaataactAAAATACCACAAATAAAAGACTTTGTTGTCAATACTACTTTCTCAAAAATAGCTAAATCCCAATATGATAAGGATCTCAGATAATTTGCAGCAGCTTCTCTAGTATCTTTATCTTGCTGATTACCACGTAAACCGTGTAGATCTGAATCCAAAACGTTTAGCTTGATAGACTTTTTAGAGAGTTTTGATAAAAACCTTTCAATTTGCTCAATTATTGGAAGATACAATTTATCTTGCTCTTCCCTTAGTTTACCTTCAAATTCTTTCCTTGgagaaaatattaataatgtatCAGTATCTAAATACCTTAAAGTATCCGAAATCATTTTCTCCAGATTACCGTTATACTTTTCAATAGCATCGGCATCACCTTCCAAATGTAGTTTCTCAAGATCGATGCAACGTGAAACTAATGATGTTAATGGTAATGAATATTGTCTAATAGAAAGTGACGGTAGGTTTTTCCATTCattcatcaataaatatGCTAGCATTTTTCGTGAAGAGTCCACCGCTAATTTATTGCCTAATGGTGTATTAATGGTTCTTCCATCCAATTgaatcaatatattattattgatcAGATCATTTTTTATAGATACTTTATCCCAAAATTTCGTTAAAGTTTTTGATAATCTATTTGTTTCTGTGACAGTATTATTCTCTAAGGTTGTATCAATACCCAAAGGCACAGAGGATCCAATATGACTAGTGCAGCTTAGGTATCTCAAGCTGCCCAGATTTTTCAATACATTTCTAATCAAAGGTCTGCTCTTAGTtaacattatatatatctaaatcCATACACTCTTTTATTAGATTGAACTTAAGATGTATAAGTGCTTTTATTTGGAACTTTAcatcttttttcttttatatatataaaggttCCCAAATTATAGGTCAATGTTAACAATTACTCTTCCGCTTTCTTTCatgaaaaattgtttcgaaattaaaaaataacagAATCGTAAAATacttattaaatattatttgtacGTGGtctataaaatattacaattgTATATAGATAAtcttatataaaaatatagcAAAACTAATAGTATATcaataatcaaaatcaagAATTTGTTTATGcaattatttttcacttttctttaaataatgaatccattgatattaaaaaagtaaatacaatatttttaggCTGACCAATACCTATAAGATTGTGGGGAAGCTAGCGATACCGGTTTGAAATTTTCTATCGAACCATGTTTATTCTTTAcatttttatcatcattagTGATTGATTCATCATCTTTCGATGATTCATCTCTTGAACCAAATGAAATAACAGGTGGATTCGACAAAGAGGCTTTAATATCGTCTAATATTGTTACTAATTTTTCTGAATCTTCACCAAGTTCTGTAAGCTCAACTagttcattaaatttattataaacaGACATGGAATGTTTTGCTAATGAGAGTTTTTGtagaaatatttcttcttgttgAACCTGTAATGCCtttttttccaattcaagagatttttcaatattatcaagCAATTTTAGTTTCATATCAACTTTCTCCAATTGTGAGGCAATAAGTTGATTTGAAATGGAATTTAATTT comes from the Tetrapisispora phaffii CBS 4417 chromosome 1, complete genome genome and includes:
- the GON7 gene encoding chromatin DNA-binding EKC/KEOPS complex subunit GON7 (similar to Saccharomyces cerevisiae GON7 (YJL184W); ancestral locus Anc_1.154), whose amino-acid sequence is MSLPSALYNSKTFGEKKFEVDPSKPQYQTTNGATTGPSEHVLNAGQVDIDRPSEPKLKEDNSNQVTYLSNLRCQLTGLQDDINVFLTEKMELAKGKKIKVASNKDTD
- the ATP12 gene encoding ATP synthase complex assembly protein ATP12 (similar to Saccharomyces cerevisiae ATP12 (YJL180C); ancestral locus Anc_1.158), encoding MLTKSRPLIRNVLKNLGSLRYLSCTSHIGSSVPLGIDTTLENNTVTETNRLSKTLTKFWDKVSIKNDLINNNILIQLDGRTINTPLGNKLAVDSSRKMLAYLLMNEWKNLPSLSIRQYSLPLTSLVSRCIDLEKLHLEGDADAIEKYNGNLEKMISDTLRYLDTDTLLIFSPRKEFEGKLREEQDKLYLPIIEQIERFLSKLSKKSIKLNVLDSDLHGLRGNQQDKDTREAAANYLRSLSYWDLAIFEKVVLTTKSFICGILVILNKTNGSSELGISHTTEDIIRYSTLETIFQTERWGEVEDTHDVNKRDIFRNITAASIVAFKE
- the RBH1 gene encoding Rbh1p (similar to Saccharomyces cerevisiae YJL181W and YJR030C; ancestral locus Anc_1.157) codes for the protein MSSRHEEELTALAQLLALCESHRYVSRFDPMLHIVNQLKHIALASSYLIENYKRLPSFPADNIIYDNAIIKFMNMNRVLESYSNILMTSINLIFDYNISTFRSIKQRSFIQCILTVLSRLEVYNNTYGTRLPSSLKYIINEFKYEFEKCYRDASLNIIKFNQTIDLTSFTNNIITSPSLTKENIIKRENFKLTSSKLNIHNLPVEVCLLDSKQFTIFKINKCSLLSTAEKILDNLLNNEVDLSDIGRTLLFPVIRSTDLRIIKGTFNSLIFETNSGNGLQFELKAINVEHWESYWKHYFYNYFQYSDHKNNFKVAPASLMNTPNTKFYEKYNKLKHLKEHNMVQGIGISLESSHTQKNGLSPLYSNYKNCKSLSSLHRSKPLSISYSSSLSSNQQTSPTIQTSMELPSPQDDSLESITIMSYDKLKEFDESINVLLSPKEEYNKAQNIRSVSSSCSLERIDSNNIIEHTAEEVYYASSIISSESIGNSYTSLTDNKIDSKNNSFMIDYDKSFLTDTKKYEPNFYSKKKSTSLLSFFNSKKNKKNLAIDTSPISNDDNSIISSSTSTFFTFDSTESPSSTNAATPVQNRNIQSFEILEYFNPKRHTETFNSEGCILTMWNKNRWQNILTDLFTINIFTTTSNLNFLLLQEIVINTAPSGKLLLALDSNCRFFKSTAKDIQIRCTNKNVIKSCASISDNCTFTIRCNNSDLLLNALTNCLKISKPSTPNEAKLTTSHTLNTISTTSSSFFSRISPTSRNTNYSTDSKSENEDLIDLDLKLLKSRKLLSLIKVKHHTYNNINNLWEFNSITHLSIYSQEYEKEKIALKFQTQSDITDIESKSNMSNLFVSYIDDVKRLGRTGISLIDFATNRKELFEFQNNIVTNDVYSQIL